A window from Planctomicrobium piriforme encodes these proteins:
- a CDS encoding sugar phosphate isomerase/epimerase family protein, whose protein sequence is MNPLIGNSFANSTADNRDASPLPAADPHVGVAPAAGQTHAGSAKTTVSSDLARRISINQLTTLRNCLSSDLDEYRRHEIAAIGVHWRKLNYYGIRRSIRRIQQSRLAVSSLGWIGGFTGEHGHALPEVMCEAKRMIRVASQIRAGVVTVVTGPQAGHIRSHAFRIVADALKELTEFASIYDVRLAVQPMHSMFAKNWSFIHTLDDGLQLLDKVGNPRLQLSFGTYHLWEEPGLLQRIEEVAPRIGLVSLADWGEAPRHENDRLLPGEGRLPLNDVIQSLEQHGFSGWYELEVWSRDLWKLDHRDLMRRCVDARDRLSAQVCPC, encoded by the coding sequence GTGAATCCATTGATCGGGAATTCGTTTGCGAATTCCACTGCTGACAATCGTGATGCCAGTCCTCTCCCTGCTGCCGACCCGCATGTCGGCGTCGCTCCTGCTGCCGGCCAGACGCATGCCGGCTCCGCGAAGACAACGGTCAGTTCTGACCTCGCTCGACGCATCTCGATCAACCAGCTGACGACGCTGCGGAACTGCCTGTCGAGCGATCTCGACGAATACCGCCGCCACGAGATTGCAGCCATCGGCGTGCATTGGCGCAAGCTGAACTATTACGGCATCCGCCGTTCGATTCGCCGCATTCAACAGTCCCGTCTCGCGGTTTCCAGTTTAGGCTGGATTGGGGGCTTCACCGGCGAACATGGGCATGCGCTTCCGGAAGTGATGTGCGAAGCCAAGCGGATGATTCGGGTCGCCAGCCAGATTCGCGCTGGCGTGGTCACCGTGGTGACTGGCCCGCAGGCCGGGCATATCCGTTCGCACGCGTTTCGGATTGTGGCCGACGCGCTCAAAGAACTCACGGAATTCGCTTCGATCTATGATGTGCGCCTGGCAGTGCAGCCCATGCACTCGATGTTCGCCAAGAACTGGTCGTTCATTCATACGCTCGACGACGGCCTGCAACTGCTCGACAAGGTGGGAAATCCCCGTCTGCAACTGAGCTTTGGCACCTATCACCTGTGGGAAGAGCCGGGTTTGCTGCAGCGGATAGAAGAAGTCGCTCCGCGAATCGGCCTGGTTTCCCTGGCCGACTGGGGCGAGGCGCCGCGTCACGAGAACGACCGCCTGCTGCCTGGCGAAGGACGCCTGCCCTTGAATGACGTGATCCAGTCCCTCGAACAGCACGGCTTCTCAGGCTGGTACGAGTTGGAAGTTTGGTCGCGAGACTTGTGGAAACTGGACCATCGCGATTTAATGCGACGATGTGTGGACGCCCGGGACCGGCTGTCCGCACAAGTTTGCCCGTGCTGA
- a CDS encoding SpoVR family protein: protein MPVTTHRTLPPEIADIQHQMEEVAAGYGLDFFETIFEMLDYEELSMFAAYGGFPIRYPHWRFGAEYDELMKSYSYGLSKIYEMVINTDPCYAYLLSANAIGDQKLVIAHVYGHCDFFKNNAWFAHTNRKMLDQMANHSARINRYIDRHGYENVERFIDACLSLENLIDPLSPFIRRTPEPQHQVSEARKTESEKQERDREHWAPTPGKFSSKEYMDPYINPPDVLEREQRTRRELEEARHAARSFPEKPQRDVLQFLLQYAPLRDWQHDVLAIIRDEAYYFAPQGQTKIMNEGWASYWHSTIMTKHGLTDAEIIDYADHHSGTMAMSPQRLNPYKVGIELFRDIEQRWNKGQFGAEWEECEDVDARKKWDKQAGLGREKIFEVRKIHNDLTFIDAFLTEDFCRNNRLFSFAYNDSSGNYEIASREFKAIKKQLLASLTNHGRPFIYVKDGNYSNRGELYLQHDFQGVELKQDYANDTLQNLQMIWGRPVHIATVIDDKPTVISYDGHKHESRKA from the coding sequence ATGCCGGTTACGACCCACAGGACGCTGCCCCCCGAGATCGCCGACATTCAGCACCAGATGGAAGAGGTCGCCGCCGGCTATGGGCTCGACTTCTTCGAGACCATCTTCGAAATGCTCGACTACGAAGAGTTGAGCATGTTCGCGGCCTACGGCGGCTTTCCCATCCGCTATCCGCATTGGCGATTCGGGGCCGAGTACGACGAACTGATGAAGAGCTACTCGTACGGTCTTTCCAAGATCTACGAAATGGTGATCAATACCGACCCCTGCTACGCCTACCTGCTGTCGGCCAATGCGATCGGGGATCAGAAGCTGGTCATCGCCCACGTCTACGGGCACTGCGACTTCTTCAAGAACAATGCCTGGTTCGCGCACACCAATCGCAAGATGCTCGACCAGATGGCCAATCACTCGGCCCGCATCAACCGCTACATCGACCGCCACGGGTACGAGAACGTCGAACGCTTTATCGACGCCTGCCTGTCGCTGGAGAATCTGATCGACCCGCTCTCGCCGTTCATCAGACGGACGCCGGAGCCGCAGCATCAGGTTTCCGAAGCCCGTAAAACGGAATCAGAAAAACAGGAACGGGACCGCGAACACTGGGCGCCGACGCCGGGCAAGTTTTCGTCCAAAGAATACATGGACCCCTACATCAATCCGCCCGACGTGCTGGAGCGCGAGCAGCGGACGCGGCGGGAACTGGAAGAAGCCCGGCACGCCGCACGGTCGTTCCCCGAGAAACCGCAGCGGGATGTGCTGCAATTCCTTTTGCAGTACGCACCGCTCCGCGACTGGCAGCACGACGTGCTGGCGATCATTCGCGATGAAGCCTACTACTTCGCCCCGCAGGGACAGACGAAGATCATGAACGAGGGCTGGGCCAGTTACTGGCACTCCACCATCATGACCAAGCACGGCCTCACCGACGCGGAAATCATCGACTATGCCGACCACCATTCCGGCACGATGGCGATGAGTCCTCAACGGCTGAACCCGTACAAGGTCGGCATCGAACTCTTCCGCGACATCGAACAGCGTTGGAACAAAGGGCAGTTCGGCGCTGAATGGGAAGAGTGCGAGGACGTCGACGCCCGTAAGAAATGGGACAAACAGGCAGGTCTCGGTCGCGAGAAGATTTTCGAGGTCCGCAAGATCCATAACGATCTCACGTTCATCGACGCCTTTCTCACTGAAGACTTCTGTCGCAACAACCGGCTGTTCTCCTTCGCTTACAACGATTCCAGCGGCAATTACGAAATTGCCTCGCGCGAATTCAAGGCGATCAAGAAGCAACTGCTGGCGAGCCTGACCAACCACGGGCGGCCGTTCATCTATGTCAAGGACGGCAACTATTCGAACCGCGGCGAACTGTACCTGCAGCACGACTTCCAGGGGGTCGAATTGAAGCAGGACTACGCCAACGACACGCTCCAGAACCTGCAGATGATCTGGGGCCGCCCAGTGCATATTGCGACCGTGATCGACGACAAGCCGACGGTGATCTCGTACGACGGCCACAAACACGAGTCACGCAAAGCGTGA
- a CDS encoding PTS sugar transporter subunit IIA — translation MSHEWYSVDELARQLGRDRREIERLASRGRIPAHKRGTEWQFHAAEVTQWLEQEMRDYSDSQLAALEHAQVSPNVPKNIPVSSLLKPELIQIPLEARTKRSVLEALVETAGRTWQVWEPATVLKAVQERETMCSTAFENGVAFPHPRNPLADATGESLVAFGRTSNGISFGAPNNSATDCFFLVLCRDTQSHLQVLARLSRMIQLPDFLPLLRAADDANSAYEVILSAERQFS, via the coding sequence ATGTCGCATGAATGGTACTCCGTCGATGAACTGGCGCGACAGCTTGGTCGCGACCGTCGTGAAATCGAACGCCTCGCCAGCCGAGGTCGTATTCCCGCCCACAAGCGCGGGACTGAATGGCAGTTTCATGCCGCTGAAGTGACGCAGTGGCTCGAACAGGAAATGCGGGACTACTCTGACAGTCAATTGGCGGCCCTCGAGCATGCGCAGGTCAGCCCGAACGTCCCCAAGAACATTCCGGTCTCCAGCCTGTTAAAGCCGGAACTGATTCAGATTCCGCTCGAAGCCCGCACCAAGCGTTCGGTGTTAGAAGCACTGGTCGAGACGGCTGGCCGCACCTGGCAGGTTTGGGAACCTGCGACCGTGCTGAAAGCTGTCCAGGAGCGCGAGACGATGTGCTCGACTGCTTTCGAAAATGGCGTCGCGTTTCCTCACCCTCGTAATCCGCTCGCTGATGCGACTGGTGAATCGCTGGTCGCCTTCGGCCGCACTTCGAACGGCATCTCGTTCGGTGCCCCCAACAACTCGGCGACGGACTGTTTCTTCCTGGTGCTGTGCCGCGATACGCAGTCGCACTTGCAGGTGCTCGCGCGGTTGTCGCGCATGATTCAGTTGCCGGACTTTTTGCCGCTGCTGCGTGCGGCCGACGATGCGAACTCGGCTTATGAAGTGATTCTGTCTGCCGAACGCCAGTTCAGCTGA
- a CDS encoding aldo/keto reductase: MFSRRDFLAASAVGAAAVVASKLSAAESGPGAVMLTQGKRVAKPLLTNPEVTGRYRLPHRLGLGCVAIGNGFAPVSDEQVEQTLEAAWATGVRYFDTSPFYGYGLSERRLGHFLHNHSPDDYVISTKVGRIFKATKQEPAPSLWKSPSPFSFEYDYTADGTRRSIEDSLQRLGVSQIDIVFIHDLAPDNFGEKWTEQFAIAAKGAMPELTRLREQGVIKAWGFGVNRPEPALRAVEVADPDLFLLACQYSLLDHQQALEKTFPVLEEKGVPVVVGAPLLAGFLAGRERYLYGGTIPPGAQEKRQQVMAIADQFKIDLRTASLQFAAAPSIVSAVIPGARTPEQVQANSQSFQVEIPAEFWATLKQKGLISQNAAVPA, encoded by the coding sequence ATGTTCTCACGCCGTGATTTTTTGGCTGCGTCGGCCGTTGGAGCTGCCGCTGTGGTTGCGAGCAAACTTTCGGCGGCGGAATCGGGGCCTGGAGCCGTGATGCTGACGCAGGGCAAGCGGGTCGCCAAGCCACTGCTGACGAATCCTGAGGTGACGGGTCGATATCGTTTGCCGCATCGGCTGGGGCTGGGCTGCGTTGCGATTGGCAATGGTTTCGCACCTGTGTCAGACGAACAGGTTGAGCAGACGCTGGAAGCGGCCTGGGCCACTGGGGTCCGTTACTTCGATACCTCGCCCTTTTACGGTTACGGGTTGAGTGAACGCCGGCTCGGGCATTTTCTGCACAATCACTCGCCGGACGACTATGTGATCTCGACCAAGGTCGGGCGAATTTTCAAAGCGACGAAACAGGAACCGGCTCCTTCGCTGTGGAAGTCTCCCTCTCCGTTCTCTTTCGAGTACGACTACACGGCCGATGGGACGCGTCGCTCGATCGAGGACAGCCTGCAACGTCTGGGCGTCTCACAGATCGATATCGTTTTCATTCATGACCTGGCACCGGACAATTTCGGGGAGAAATGGACCGAACAGTTCGCCATTGCGGCGAAGGGCGCCATGCCTGAGCTGACCCGCTTGCGCGAGCAGGGAGTCATCAAGGCCTGGGGGTTTGGCGTTAACCGTCCCGAACCTGCGCTGCGTGCTGTCGAGGTCGCGGATCCGGACCTGTTCCTGCTGGCCTGCCAGTATTCGCTGCTCGATCACCAGCAGGCTTTGGAGAAGACGTTCCCAGTGCTGGAAGAGAAAGGGGTGCCAGTGGTTGTCGGCGCTCCGTTGCTGGCCGGTTTCCTCGCCGGTCGGGAACGCTATCTCTATGGCGGCACGATTCCCCCCGGGGCCCAAGAGAAGCGGCAACAGGTCATGGCGATTGCAGACCAATTCAAGATCGACCTGAGAACAGCCTCACTGCAATTCGCGGCAGCACCTTCGATCGTCTCCGCCGTCATCCCTGGCGCCAGAACGCCCGAACAGGTGCAGGCAAATTCCCAATCGTTTCAGGTCGAGATCCCTGCTGAGTTCTGGGCGACGCTCAAGCAAAAGGGCCTCATCTCGCAGAATGCTGCAGTGCCTGCATAG
- a CDS encoding helix-turn-helix transcriptional regulator, with amino-acid sequence MKPAKQKKLEAAGWKVGSAADFLGLTDAEEMLVSMKLALAGKVKELRQGQNITQTELAKRIGSSQSRVAKLETADRSVSLELLMRTLVTLGASQNQIGRIVSQQPIRKRPAVSRKNHGKELAKS; translated from the coding sequence ATGAAACCAGCGAAGCAAAAAAAACTGGAAGCTGCCGGCTGGAAGGTCGGTTCCGCGGCGGATTTTTTGGGGCTCACGGATGCCGAGGAAATGCTGGTGAGTATGAAGCTTGCACTCGCCGGCAAAGTGAAAGAATTGCGGCAGGGCCAGAACATCACACAGACGGAACTGGCCAAACGCATCGGATCCAGCCAGTCCCGGGTCGCCAAGCTGGAAACCGCAGACCGGTCGGTGTCACTGGAACTCCTCATGCGGACGCTGGTGACATTGGGGGCATCACAGAATCAGATCGGTCGAATCGTCAGCCAACAACCGATCCGCAAGAGACCTGCCGTGTCTCGAAAAAATCATGGGAAAGAGTTGGCGAAGAGCTAA
- a CDS encoding type II toxin-antitoxin system RelE/ParE family toxin codes for MNGDSKPLVWLHGEIKTPPFSLDARIEAGTLLRRLQRGEKISLPHSRPMPSIGKRCHELRVTDEDVIWRIVYRIDADAIVIGEVFAKKTNQTPKPVIDACQRRFARYDEVAE; via the coding sequence ATGAACGGCGATAGCAAACCACTGGTGTGGCTGCATGGAGAAATCAAAACACCGCCGTTTTCGCTCGATGCACGAATCGAGGCCGGTACGCTCCTGCGGCGGCTTCAACGCGGCGAAAAGATCAGCCTGCCACACAGTCGTCCGATGCCGTCCATCGGCAAACGCTGTCACGAATTACGGGTGACGGACGAAGATGTGATCTGGCGAATCGTCTATCGGATCGATGCGGATGCCATTGTGATCGGCGAGGTCTTCGCCAAGAAAACGAATCAGACCCCAAAGCCAGTGATCGACGCCTGCCAGCGCCGATTTGCGAGATACGATGAGGTGGCCGAATGA
- a CDS encoding BlaI/MecI/CopY family transcriptional regulator has product MIDVQISDAEWRVMNVIWEGQPLTAQQVIAQFEQLSDWSPATIKTMLHRLTKKRVLAFEPQGNKYVYRARVRRSDCVRRASRSFLERVFDGESSSLLAHFMKSSQLTAAERDELRRILDEQEAQS; this is encoded by the coding sequence ATGATAGATGTGCAGATTTCCGACGCCGAATGGCGTGTGATGAATGTGATCTGGGAAGGTCAGCCGCTCACCGCGCAGCAGGTGATCGCCCAGTTTGAACAACTTTCGGACTGGTCTCCTGCCACGATCAAGACCATGTTGCACCGGCTGACAAAAAAGCGGGTGCTCGCATTCGAACCGCAGGGAAACAAATACGTCTATCGGGCTCGCGTGCGTCGATCTGATTGCGTTCGAAGAGCCAGCCGTTCGTTTCTAGAACGGGTGTTTGACGGGGAATCTTCTTCGCTACTGGCTCATTTTATGAAGTCGTCTCAACTCACTGCGGCCGAGCGGGATGAGCTGCGCCGCATCCTTGACGAGCAGGAGGCTCAATCATGA
- a CDS encoding RsmD family RNA methyltransferase: protein MRIIAGKFRRRTLLTSPGETTRPILDRVKESLFENIEKRLIGGNVADIFAGTGTIGLEALSRGASRVTFIEKDRIAVQLLRENVAALKCEAETLIWPTDVFRCSFRPKGKNAVGFSPFQAIFFDPPYKMIPSLAPGSPLYLALTRLARDDVSLPGATLVLRAPERVKYELPPQWSVDWKLEMANMQIDICRKVSAAPQAEEIDADAAEEAASSD from the coding sequence ATGCGCATTATTGCCGGCAAATTTCGACGTCGCACCTTGCTCACCAGCCCCGGCGAGACAACCCGGCCGATTCTCGATCGGGTGAAGGAATCGCTGTTCGAAAACATCGAAAAGCGGCTGATTGGCGGTAACGTGGCCGACATCTTCGCCGGCACCGGCACGATCGGCCTGGAAGCGCTTTCACGCGGAGCGAGCCGCGTCACGTTTATCGAGAAAGACAGAATTGCGGTGCAGTTGCTGCGTGAGAATGTCGCCGCCCTCAAGTGCGAAGCGGAAACGCTGATCTGGCCGACGGATGTCTTTCGCTGTTCGTTTCGTCCCAAGGGCAAGAACGCCGTCGGCTTCAGCCCGTTTCAGGCGATCTTCTTCGATCCCCCTTACAAGATGATTCCCTCGCTGGCCCCCGGCTCGCCGCTGTACCTGGCCCTGACTCGACTCGCCCGCGACGACGTCTCGCTGCCGGGCGCGACGCTGGTACTGCGTGCACCGGAACGCGTGAAATACGAACTCCCGCCGCAATGGTCGGTCGACTGGAAGCTGGAAATGGCGAACATGCAGATCGACATTTGCAGAAAAGTCTCCGCCGCACCGCAGGCGGAAGAGATCGACGCGGATGCCGCCGAAGAAGCCGCGTCGAGCGATTGA
- a CDS encoding EF-hand domain-containing protein: protein MKRSLPAALLACGLTSWAAAQDVSPKDMFAQLDKNQDQVLTADEIPEGQARFFERVVRVGDADKNGKITVEEFTVALKDASPQPPAGGEQGGGGPGMRRPDPGEMFRRLDRNGDGKLTKDEVPEEARERANRLFERAGTDTLTKEQFIQLAGQGGPGPRDGERPRDGQPRDGQRPGEMGRPGDGMGRPPMGDGFGPPPGMGRGMAFIRILDENGNGRISKEEMINIARLFQELDHNGDNELDAAELAGFSGRPGMEGGGRPGMEGGGRPGMDGERRPGGEFGGRGPGERGPGDRGPMPGGGSFDPGQFFTRMDANGDGSLTKEEVPERMQENFDRMDQDGNGKISQDELRAAMEAMRNRMGDGGQRPGPREGGGSNNDRPQRPQ from the coding sequence ATGAAACGCTCGCTGCCGGCGGCACTGCTGGCCTGCGGATTGACTTCCTGGGCCGCTGCTCAAGATGTTTCGCCCAAAGACATGTTTGCCCAGCTCGACAAGAATCAGGATCAGGTGCTCACCGCGGATGAAATCCCCGAAGGCCAGGCCCGGTTCTTTGAACGGGTGGTCCGGGTGGGGGATGCCGACAAGAACGGCAAAATTACCGTCGAGGAATTCACCGTCGCACTAAAAGACGCCTCGCCGCAGCCTCCGGCCGGGGGCGAACAGGGGGGCGGTGGGCCTGGGATGCGTCGTCCTGATCCAGGCGAAATGTTCCGCCGCCTCGACCGCAACGGCGACGGCAAATTGACCAAAGATGAAGTGCCAGAAGAAGCCCGGGAACGTGCGAATCGGCTCTTCGAACGGGCCGGAACTGACACGCTGACGAAAGAGCAGTTCATCCAACTGGCTGGACAAGGTGGACCAGGGCCACGCGACGGAGAACGCCCCCGTGACGGTCAGCCGCGTGACGGCCAGCGTCCGGGTGAAATGGGCCGACCCGGCGACGGCATGGGGCGACCGCCGATGGGCGACGGCTTCGGCCCCCCGCCTGGAATGGGACGCGGTATGGCGTTCATTCGGATTCTCGATGAAAACGGCAACGGCCGCATCAGCAAGGAAGAGATGATCAACATTGCGAGACTGTTCCAGGAACTCGACCACAACGGCGACAACGAACTGGATGCCGCGGAACTGGCGGGCTTCAGTGGTCGACCAGGGATGGAAGGGGGAGGACGGCCGGGAATGGAGGGAGGCGGACGACCTGGGATGGACGGCGAACGTCGACCAGGCGGTGAGTTCGGCGGACGCGGACCGGGTGAGCGTGGTCCCGGCGATCGCGGCCCGATGCCGGGCGGCGGCAGCTTCGATCCAGGCCAGTTCTTTACTCGCATGGACGCCAACGGCGATGGATCCTTGACGAAAGAAGAAGTCCCCGAACGGATGCAGGAGAACTTTGACCGCATGGATCAAGACGGCAACGGCAAGATCAGCCAGGACGAACTGCGGGCCGCGATGGAAGCGATGCGCAATCGGATGGGCGACGGCGGCCAACGGCCAGGTCCACGCGAGGGCGGGGGCTCCAACAACGATCGACCGCAAAGACCTCAGTAG
- a CDS encoding M56 family metallopeptidase, translated as MNGLFVWAQEALLQFNRDSYERLVFLYEITIQNAVVALLLAGVVLTVTLLGRRWLSASQKCLLWSLVLVRLIVPCVPASSFSLQKYVFGDANVVATFESAYHGVTERASVNPAPPYAPLITPEMLSIEPSFHLRDFSIAVLESIWIWGLVVLPTLALVRHFRFLARVRGSIQPDHHRLEKLWSACLNRAGIRRAIPISICEAVSQPAVTGVFRPQLLIPSDLTQLRDAELEMIMLHELAHLRRHDLLVNWLLLIVHTLHWWNPAYWFAAWRYRSLRELVCDEFVLRMLSPAQRREYGELLLRLAERPSARLGWRVTLPVSLLTILPLNLRRMELQKRLGLIGKPHRPQGKLHFSLVMLLAGLIGWTGLTTASEPSPYWPEHFPFSQVTTWKVSYNKNPNPAGPFTTTSYQASDLVKRIMRVKHVDRAEAFEYLQSLLEPLLEFHPNDTLTNYLAGIDEESKRVSLTGNLESLSFTTQSTPLQRDRIIHFMDACRKYGFCQTSLECVIATTNQDLSHTLNLDWETFNSSARIFQGLDFHSATYGESMPVVTARITPSSVETVMAFFQAENSAKISHAPKVTLLQGREVVISNARFLAFVTGLTKADDGHVSPVITTARDGTTISLLPTIESGGKAIQVTGDLEFSNIDAVHLSNTKYGGETRAIQLPQVSKARIEINSQIPDGQTLLIGILPSGNRPHYTYFLLTVNSLGEQL; from the coding sequence ATGAATGGTCTTTTTGTCTGGGCGCAGGAAGCACTTCTGCAGTTCAACCGGGACTCTTATGAGCGACTGGTGTTCTTATATGAGATCACCATCCAGAATGCTGTTGTCGCGTTGCTGCTGGCGGGCGTTGTTTTAACTGTGACGCTTCTCGGCCGCCGCTGGCTGTCCGCTTCGCAAAAGTGCCTGTTATGGAGCCTCGTCCTCGTGCGGCTTATCGTCCCTTGCGTTCCAGCGAGTTCGTTCAGTCTGCAGAAGTATGTGTTTGGAGATGCCAATGTCGTTGCGACGTTTGAGTCGGCCTATCATGGAGTTACTGAGAGAGCGTCTGTGAACCCTGCACCTCCATACGCACCGCTGATCACGCCAGAAATGCTTTCAATCGAGCCGTCGTTTCATCTGAGGGATTTTTCGATTGCAGTCCTGGAAAGCATTTGGATTTGGGGACTGGTCGTGCTTCCGACGCTGGCACTCGTTCGTCACTTCCGCTTTTTGGCGCGTGTGAGAGGCTCGATTCAGCCTGATCATCATCGACTGGAGAAGCTCTGGTCTGCCTGTCTGAACCGTGCGGGCATACGAAGGGCAATCCCGATTTCGATTTGTGAGGCTGTCAGTCAACCGGCAGTCACAGGAGTGTTTCGTCCGCAGTTGTTGATCCCATCAGATCTCACACAGCTTCGAGATGCAGAGCTTGAGATGATCATGTTGCATGAACTTGCCCATCTCCGCAGACATGATCTGCTTGTAAACTGGCTATTGTTAATTGTTCATACCCTGCACTGGTGGAATCCGGCGTACTGGTTTGCAGCCTGGCGATACAGATCGTTACGAGAACTGGTATGCGATGAATTTGTGCTGCGCATGCTCTCGCCCGCGCAGCGACGAGAGTATGGTGAACTACTTCTCCGACTTGCAGAACGGCCTTCTGCACGCCTCGGTTGGCGCGTGACGTTGCCCGTCTCATTGTTGACAATTCTGCCGTTGAACCTGCGTCGCATGGAGTTGCAAAAGCGTCTCGGCCTGATCGGGAAACCTCACCGCCCGCAAGGCAAACTCCATTTTTCTCTGGTCATGCTGCTGGCGGGACTCATTGGCTGGACTGGCCTGACGACTGCCAGCGAGCCCTCCCCGTATTGGCCAGAACACTTCCCCTTTTCACAGGTAACGACCTGGAAAGTTTCCTACAACAAAAACCCCAATCCGGCAGGGCCATTCACGACGACGTCCTATCAGGCTTCGGATCTCGTTAAACGGATCATGCGGGTCAAGCATGTGGATCGCGCCGAGGCATTTGAGTATCTGCAGTCTCTGCTGGAGCCGCTTTTGGAATTTCATCCGAACGATACTTTGACTAACTACTTAGCTGGAATCGATGAGGAAAGTAAACGGGTCAGCTTGACCGGAAATCTGGAGTCGCTGTCCTTCACCACTCAATCGACTCCACTTCAACGTGACCGGATCATCCATTTTATGGATGCGTGCCGTAAATACGGATTCTGCCAGACCAGTCTGGAATGCGTAATCGCGACTACGAATCAAGACTTGTCACATACGCTCAATCTCGACTGGGAAACATTTAATTCAAGTGCCCGGATTTTTCAGGGATTAGATTTCCACTCTGCGACATATGGCGAATCCATGCCTGTGGTGACCGCCCGGATCACGCCGTCCAGTGTGGAGACGGTCATGGCGTTTTTTCAGGCAGAGAATTCAGCGAAAATCAGCCATGCCCCGAAAGTGACGTTATTACAGGGGCGGGAAGTGGTCATCTCCAATGCGCGCTTCCTAGCGTTTGTAACAGGCCTCACGAAAGCAGACGACGGGCATGTTTCCCCAGTGATCACCACCGCTCGAGACGGAACGACAATCTCCCTGTTGCCGACGATCGAGTCGGGTGGAAAAGCGATCCAGGTCACGGGCGATTTGGAGTTCAGCAACATCGACGCCGTCCATCTGAGTAATACGAAATATGGCGGCGAAACTCGAGCAATTCAGTTGCCGCAGGTCAGCAAGGCACGCATCGAAATCAACTCTCAAATTCCAGATGGTCAGACGCTACTGATTGGGATTCTCCCCTCAGGTAACAGACCTCACTACACGTATTTCCTGTTGACCGTGAACAGTCTCGGCGAGCAACTTTGA
- the bshB1 gene encoding bacillithiol biosynthesis deacetylase BshB1 codes for MTPIDAPLDLLVVAPHPDDAELSVGGIILKSISQGKRVGVVELTDGEPTPHGTPAGRKEETAQATKTLGLHWRHQLDLPNRKLENSLSARRKLAEVFRLTKPQILLAPYWEDSHPDHVAASALIDAARFWSKLSRTDMAGERFHPPKIFYFWSIHLRIHPKPTFVVDVTDFIDQKMAAVACYKSQVVSGRGEAHPTLMDDVKDRARFWGWTIERGYAEPLLSREEIRIDDLSTLL; via the coding sequence ATGACACCGATCGACGCGCCGCTGGATCTGCTGGTGGTGGCTCCGCATCCCGACGACGCCGAATTAAGCGTCGGCGGCATCATCCTGAAAAGTATTTCGCAAGGAAAAAGAGTGGGCGTGGTCGAACTGACCGACGGCGAGCCCACTCCGCATGGCACCCCCGCCGGCCGCAAAGAAGAGACCGCGCAGGCGACGAAAACGCTTGGATTACATTGGCGTCATCAGCTGGATCTGCCGAACCGCAAGCTCGAAAACTCGCTGTCCGCACGTCGAAAGCTGGCAGAGGTCTTTCGACTGACCAAACCGCAGATCCTTCTTGCACCCTACTGGGAAGACTCGCACCCCGATCATGTCGCGGCCAGCGCCCTCATCGATGCCGCGCGATTCTGGTCGAAGCTCTCCCGGACCGACATGGCCGGCGAACGCTTCCATCCTCCGAAGATCTTTTACTTCTGGAGCATCCACCTGCGGATTCATCCCAAGCCGACCTTTGTGGTCGACGTGACCGACTTCATCGATCAGAAAATGGCCGCGGTCGCCTGTTACAAAAGTCAGGTTGTCTCCGGCCGCGGTGAGGCGCATCCCACGCTGATGGACGATGTCAAAGACCGAGCCCGTTTCTGGGGCTGGACCATCGAACGCGGCTACGCCGAACCACTTCTCAGTCGCGAAGAAATCCGCATCGACGACCTGAGTACGTTGCTCTGA